One window of Deltaproteobacteria bacterium genomic DNA carries:
- a CDS encoding 2-pyrone-4,6-dicarboxylate hydrolase produces MPYCYPPDPNTRQPKFTPPANACDTHFHVFGPPEVFPYVSTHEYTPPAAPLEHYKKMLAVIGIERAVVVQPSVHGLDNSATLDAIKNSQGKFRGVGRIDDKTPRDELQRLHDGGIRGVRFNLLDRPRGNVKLDVLDRCIENIVELGWSLDLHIDMKNLIEQEKRIRTAPIPVIVNHIARVKPAEGLQQTGFQLLLDLMKLKHVWTKVSGADKICETNVNSYYGLPFVEVTPYAQAVIAAAPDRIIWGTDWPHSNNFMPGHTPNDGDLVDLLATFAPDEAIRKNILVDNPARLYGF; encoded by the coding sequence ATGCCCTACTGCTATCCGCCCGATCCGAACACGCGCCAGCCCAAATTCACGCCGCCGGCCAACGCCTGCGACACGCACTTTCACGTGTTCGGCCCGCCGGAAGTTTTTCCCTACGTATCCACCCATGAGTACACGCCGCCGGCGGCGCCGCTGGAGCATTACAAGAAAATGCTCGCGGTCATCGGCATCGAGCGCGCTGTCGTCGTGCAGCCGAGCGTGCATGGGCTGGACAACTCGGCGACGCTCGACGCGATTAAAAATTCCCAAGGCAAGTTTCGCGGCGTCGGCCGCATTGACGACAAAACGCCGAGAGATGAATTGCAGCGCTTGCACGACGGCGGCATCCGCGGCGTGCGCTTCAACTTGCTCGACCGGCCGCGGGGCAATGTCAAGCTCGACGTGCTCGACCGCTGCATCGAAAACATCGTCGAGCTCGGCTGGTCGCTAGACTTGCACATCGATATGAAAAATCTTATCGAGCAGGAAAAGCGCATTCGCACGGCGCCGATTCCTGTCATCGTCAATCACATCGCGCGCGTCAAACCGGCCGAAGGCTTGCAACAGACCGGCTTCCAGCTACTTCTCGATCTAATGAAACTCAAACATGTCTGGACCAAAGTCAGCGGCGCGGACAAGATCTGCGAGACGAATGTGAATTCCTATTACGGTTTGCCATTTGTCGAAGTGACTCCCTATGCGCAGGCGGTTATCGCAGCGGCGCCGGATCGCATCATTTGGGGCACCGACTGGCCGCACTCGAATAATTTCATGCCCGGCCACACCCCGAACGACGGCGACCTGGTGGATTTGCTCGCGACGTTCGCTCCCGACGAAGCGATTCGAAAAAACATCCTGGTCGACAATCCGGCGCGGCTCTACGGTTTTTAA